One part of the Deltaproteobacteria bacterium genome encodes these proteins:
- a CDS encoding glycosyltransferase: MSLLVSIISHNQGNFVYSLLKDLQQFCPHQEMEVIVTLNCREKISFAERDFDFKLEIIQNTRPKGFGANHNAAFKLKPSDFFGVLNPDLKLTKDPFQPLMARLTDRQIGVIAPLIFNEDHSIEDSARRLPTPFRLLWRNFSGGKKAKFDYEIGNNFLSPDWVAGIFMLFPRPVFAEMNGFDERFYLYFEDVDLCSRLRLSGYKVVLDPSVSVVHEARRDSHKNIRYFMWHILSGLRFFSSRVFMECLLNRSNKMVNPPL, from the coding sequence ATGTCTCTTCTTGTTTCGATAATAAGTCATAACCAAGGGAATTTTGTTTATTCGCTTTTAAAGGACCTTCAGCAATTCTGCCCCCATCAGGAGATGGAGGTGATTGTCACTTTAAATTGCAGGGAAAAAATATCTTTTGCTGAAAGGGATTTTGATTTTAAACTGGAAATTATTCAAAATACTCGTCCCAAAGGATTCGGGGCCAATCATAATGCCGCCTTTAAGTTAAAGCCCTCCGATTTTTTCGGGGTATTAAATCCTGATTTAAAATTAACGAAAGATCCTTTTCAACCTCTTATGGCCCGATTAACCGACAGACAAATTGGAGTAATCGCCCCTCTTATATTCAATGAAGACCATTCAATTGAAGACAGCGCCCGCCGGCTTCCAACCCCTTTCCGGCTTTTGTGGAGAAATTTCAGCGGGGGGAAAAAGGCCAAATTTGATTATGAGATCGGAAATAACTTCCTTTCCCCGGATTGGGTGGCGGGGATTTTCATGTTATTTCCGAGGCCGGTTTTTGCCGAAATGAACGGGTTCGACGAACGTTTTTATCTTTATTTTGAAGACGTTGACCTTTGCAGTCGATTGAGACTATCCGGTTATAAGGTGGTTTTGGATCCTTCGGTTTCGGTCGTCCACGAGGCCCGTAGAGACAGTCATAAAAATATTCGTTATTTTATGTGGCATATTTTAAGCGGTTTGCGTTTCTTTTCCTCCCGGGTTTTTATGGAGTGCCTCTTGAACCGATCGAATAAAATGGTCAACCCCCCGTTATGA
- a CDS encoding NAD(P)-dependent oxidoreductase produces the protein MKGAKVLVTGANGFLGAHLVQKLLKKGYQVLAAHRPDSSLQRLKPFLNEVEQVELELNENPSIKNVFNRNRPEIVIHCAAYGVNYSDQDIKKALSVNVSGTLELIKAASHFNISRFLHIGSCFEYGDKKFPVKESDLLEPTGIYGATKASATLLAMTLSRQLSVPLAIIRPFGLWGPMEEEHRLVPLVIKYCLSNQPLPLTGGKQIRDYLYVEDAASMIIALVEGSGFPSYEIVNLGTGIPVTLKAFILTIAGLFQKEHLMGFGRIPYRPTEMWYLVADTTKWQRLIGEYKRTTIAEGIEKVLIHNGIKDEKN, from the coding sequence ATGAAAGGGGCAAAAGTCTTAGTGACAGGGGCGAATGGGTTTCTGGGTGCCCATTTAGTTCAAAAATTATTAAAAAAAGGGTATCAGGTCTTGGCAGCTCACCGTCCCGATTCCAGTTTGCAGCGTCTTAAACCATTCCTCAATGAGGTCGAACAGGTTGAACTGGAATTAAATGAAAATCCATCGATCAAAAATGTATTTAACAGAAATCGCCCGGAGATCGTGATTCATTGTGCCGCCTATGGCGTTAATTATTCCGATCAAGATATTAAAAAAGCTTTATCGGTTAATGTGTCGGGTACATTGGAACTTATTAAAGCGGCGAGCCATTTTAATATTTCCCGTTTTCTCCATATCGGTTCCTGTTTTGAATACGGGGATAAAAAATTTCCGGTTAAGGAAAGTGACTTATTAGAACCGACAGGTATTTATGGCGCCACCAAGGCTTCCGCAACTTTGTTGGCTATGACCCTGTCCCGACAACTATCCGTTCCCTTGGCCATTATCAGACCCTTCGGACTCTGGGGACCAATGGAAGAAGAACATCGTCTGGTTCCATTGGTAATAAAATATTGTTTATCTAACCAGCCCTTACCATTAACAGGAGGTAAACAGATACGCGACTATCTTTATGTGGAAGATGCCGCTTCTATGATTATAGCCCTTGTCGAAGGTTCCGGATTTCCCTCTTATGAAATAGTTAATTTAGGGACCGGGATTCCTGTTACCTTGAAAGCTTTTATTCTTACCATTGCCGGGCTATTTCAAAAAGAACATCTGATGGGTTTCGGCCGGATACCTTATCGTCCGACTGAAATGTGGTACCTGGTCGCAGATACCACCAAGTGGCAACGATTAATAGGGGAATACAAACGAACAACGATTGCCGAGGGGATCGAGAAAGTTTTAATTCATAATGGAATCAAGGATGAAAAAAATTAG
- the cysC gene encoding adenylyl-sulfate kinase — protein sequence MAGLIQVENRDILLSEKKERNIVWNNGYITKKDRIKRNKHQSGLLWFTGIPSSGKSTIAYQLEKILFKRGIFCYVLDGDNIRHGLNEDLGFSPEHRKENIRRIVEVAKLMADAGVLVLAAFISPYREDRQFIRTKFHEGIYGEIYVKCSLEECERRDPKEHYRQAKMGLIKNYTGFSAPYEEPLNPDLMIDTTQNSVQESISSILEWLDNKKFLGEK from the coding sequence ATGGCCGGCTTAATTCAAGTAGAGAATAGGGATATACTGCTTTCGGAAAAAAAAGAAAGAAATATTGTTTGGAATAATGGCTATATTACAAAAAAAGATCGTATCAAGAGAAACAAACACCAAAGTGGTCTATTATGGTTTACCGGAATTCCCTCCTCCGGAAAATCCACAATTGCTTACCAGTTAGAAAAGATACTCTTTAAGAGGGGAATTTTTTGTTATGTGCTAGATGGTGATAATATCAGACATGGGTTAAATGAGGATCTTGGATTCAGTCCTGAACATAGAAAAGAAAATATTCGAAGAATTGTTGAAGTAGCCAAATTAATGGCGGACGCGGGTGTTTTGGTACTGGCTGCATTTATTTCTCCTTATCGAGAAGACCGGCAATTTATCAGGACAAAATTTCATGAGGGAATTTATGGGGAAATTTATGTAAAATGTTCTCTGGAAGAATGCGAAAGACGTGATCCAAAAGAGCACTACAGACAAGCAAAGATGGGCCTTATAAAAAACTATACTGGGTTTTCAGCGCCTTATGAAGAACCCCTCAACCCGGATCTTATGATAGATACTACCCAAAATTCGGTCCAGGAGTCGATTTCCAGCATATTGGAATGGTTGGATAATAAAAAGTTTTTAGGTGAGAAATAG
- a CDS encoding radical SAM protein, whose protein sequence is MHSFKNNLVRSYNLYKQIISKPDFKKITRINFAVTYRCNSRCKTCSIWQKYRKEPGLLNEELDFTQIRAFFDQVPYFTCLDEINLTGGEPFLRPDFIVLYRYLRNKFPRTRVIINSNGLESIKEWDLDAEDMSQTILVFSLDGLGSINDSIRGIKDSYEKVMKNIMACKKQYSALRIGISFTILPDNYSELKKVFQLSRELKLSFTMRFASKSEMYYNNVQLNTEWTPEQLERAEGQINSIIKELTRSRRIRNRFFDLDIFFYSKMVHYQKNPERLFQCFSGTQSFFLDPYGNIFSCIFSDFPVGNIKTTPFEKIWNSDLTKNSREDIKMNKCHCWTECETRPSLKRNIFKYKHYGEK, encoded by the coding sequence ATGCATTCATTTAAAAATAACTTAGTCCGATCTTATAATCTCTACAAACAAATCATTTCAAAACCTGATTTTAAGAAAATCACCCGCATTAATTTCGCTGTTACTTATCGTTGTAATAGTCGTTGTAAAACCTGCTCAATCTGGCAAAAATATCGGAAAGAGCCTGGCCTTTTGAATGAAGAATTGGATTTTACCCAGATTAGGGCGTTTTTTGATCAGGTTCCTTATTTTACCTGCCTGGATGAAATAAATTTGACCGGAGGGGAACCCTTTTTACGTCCGGACTTCATTGTTCTGTATCGGTATTTGAGGAATAAATTTCCCCGGACCAGGGTAATCATTAATAGCAACGGCCTGGAGTCAATTAAGGAATGGGATCTGGATGCAGAAGATATGTCTCAGACTATCCTGGTTTTTTCTCTTGACGGCCTGGGAAGTATCAATGATTCCATTCGTGGAATAAAAGACAGTTATGAAAAAGTCATGAAAAACATCATGGCTTGCAAAAAACAATATTCCGCTCTTAGAATCGGGATAAGTTTTACGATATTGCCTGACAACTACAGCGAATTAAAGAAGGTTTTCCAATTGTCCAGGGAACTGAAACTATCGTTTACCATGAGATTCGCCAGTAAAAGTGAAATGTATTATAATAATGTCCAATTGAATACGGAATGGACCCCGGAGCAGTTGGAAAGGGCGGAGGGTCAAATAAACTCTATTATTAAAGAATTAACCCGTTCGAGAAGAATAAGAAACCGGTTTTTTGATCTGGATATCTTTTTTTATTCCAAAATGGTCCATTATCAGAAAAATCCAGAACGACTGTTCCAATGTTTTTCCGGGACTCAATCTTTTTTTTTGGATCCTTATGGAAATATTTTTTCATGTATTTTTTCGGATTTCCCGGTCGGCAATATTAAGACCACCCCCTTTGAAAAAATATGGAATTCTGACCTAACGAAAAATAGTAGAGAGGATATTAAAATGAATAAGTGCCATTGTTGGACTGAATGTGAAACACGTCCTTCTTTAAAAAGAAATATATTCAAGTATAAACACTATGGAGAAAAATGA
- a CDS encoding dTDP-4-dehydrorhamnose 3,5-epimerase family protein, with translation MEIIKAPLEGVFYVRFAPIEDFRGSFSRSYCYEELKQVGLIKKIAQINHVISHKKGTIRGLHYQISPRAEVKMMRCFLGALYNVVIDLRPESPTFCQWFGIELSAANQMMLIVPEGFANGYQTLADKTEAFYFSTEFYAQEYERGIRWDDPLVKIIWPVSDPIVSLKDNSFPDYHTK, from the coding sequence ATGGAAATTATAAAGGCGCCCTTGGAAGGTGTTTTTTATGTAAGATTTGCTCCGATAGAAGATTTCCGCGGTTCTTTTTCAAGAAGTTATTGCTATGAGGAATTAAAACAAGTCGGCCTTATAAAAAAAATAGCTCAAATAAATCATGTGATTAGCCATAAAAAAGGAACCATTCGAGGGTTACATTATCAGATTTCACCCAGGGCGGAGGTCAAGATGATGCGTTGTTTCCTGGGTGCTCTTTATAATGTGGTCATTGATCTGAGGCCTGAATCCCCCACGTTTTGTCAATGGTTTGGAATAGAACTATCTGCTGCCAATCAGATGATGTTAATTGTTCCTGAAGGTTTTGCCAATGGCTACCAGACGTTGGCGGATAAAACGGAGGCATTTTACTTTTCTACGGAATTTTATGCTCAGGAATATGAAAGGGGTATTCGCTGGGATGATCCACTGGTTAAAATAATTTGGCCTGTTTCCGATCCAATTGTCTCCTTGAAAGATAATTCTTTTCCGGATTATCACACCAAATGA
- the rfbF gene encoding glucose-1-phosphate cytidylyltransferase — MESCKVVILCGGLGTRLREQTEFMPKPLVAVGGRPILWHIMKIYAHFNYNSFICCLGYKGEMIRQYFLNYAYMNQDFTITLGKQNKKVVFDGEIEDWSVSLCDTGVDTMTGGRIKRIEKYVDTENFLVTYGDGVADVNLEGLVRFHIQKGKIATICGIHPVSRFGIIERTPEGIVERFREKPNLDGIINGGFFVFNKKIFDYLDEYCILEKEPMEQLARDKELSVYEHNGFWFCMDTYRDFLELNAMWNDNKAPWKIWNE, encoded by the coding sequence ATGGAATCTTGCAAAGTCGTTATATTATGCGGAGGTTTGGGTACGCGATTGAGAGAACAAACGGAATTTATGCCCAAACCGTTGGTCGCCGTTGGAGGACGTCCTATCCTTTGGCATATCATGAAAATTTATGCCCATTTTAACTATAATTCATTTATTTGTTGTCTTGGGTATAAAGGGGAGATGATTAGACAATATTTTTTAAACTATGCTTATATGAATCAAGATTTTACCATTACGTTGGGAAAGCAGAATAAAAAAGTGGTATTCGATGGGGAAATTGAGGATTGGTCGGTGAGCCTCTGCGATACCGGTGTGGATACCATGACCGGAGGCCGGATTAAAAGAATTGAAAAGTATGTGGATACTGAAAATTTTTTGGTCACCTACGGCGATGGCGTGGCCGATGTTAATTTGGAGGGTCTGGTCAGGTTTCATATTCAAAAAGGAAAAATAGCCACCATTTGTGGCATCCATCCGGTATCCCGATTCGGAATCATTGAACGCACTCCGGAAGGGATTGTTGAAAGGTTTCGGGAAAAACCCAATCTGGACGGGATTATTAACGGAGGGTTTTTTGTATTCAACAAGAAAATATTTGACTATTTGGATGAATATTGTATTCTGGAAAAGGAACCCATGGAACAACTGGCCCGGGATAAAGAACTCTCGGTTTATGAACATAATGGGTTTTGGTTTTGTATGGACACGTACAGGGATTTTTTAGAATTGAATGCCATGTGGAATGATAACAAAGCCCCTTGGAAAATATGGAATGAATAA
- a CDS encoding glycosyltransferase family 39 protein — MAKKESIFLTLILGAQFFFLLIIYKSGFSGASGDDFFRALITYEWKYDPFLFSTAFGAMSVLWFPTHFWITGSLYTLTENLIFSMVSTSIIANILGLIFLFFLAKILFNSITAFLTLLLVAFLPWQIWLSLSMTEMIYYCAALIGAFLFFLLWQKEERFSWLVTTSLFFLIATMFRPEGWIFAGLFTLWILLDYFRKKDNRPLSLKTTVLAVTLSLLFIFVWLLHNWMEYGAPVYFLKFSKTIIQTHLGLHGMAAQIKNLQYPFLMFLISPPLFLITLLSLFFSFKTFNPDQKKYLYLVLSQLLLMMIASVYGVGTKAAPQRYVLINVVLLAPFAAFFLSQLWEKKYGKNLLIGMVSILLLINCFKAFHFSSRYQNTANVGKYLKTCFEQGQIRSEEQICSELTFRVLNKKMNLPEQEYLVLSSEHAALAAYSEKPGNFLFNIVKQRQKIIDQTALPLDTGTLSNLFEINQFLAKNQVTRIVLKDRELMELIPPGYVIEKMIGNYTVFARDRISFSAQEEDVKKRQYIAVKRSMGTGISLQGYRFEKGWFPDNLTLFWKMNEGFDFNKKYKLNISFQFIPNPEITFERHITPIFNLKAYAPREQPGIIEDSIPLYLPEKFPNGKYRLKIFFENMKDSKEKTFFEEIDLPPIFLIYSKREVLKDIISRGRWDLDLLAKTLITL, encoded by the coding sequence ATGGCCAAGAAAGAGAGTATTTTTTTGACCCTAATCTTAGGGGCCCAGTTCTTTTTTTTACTGATCATATATAAAAGCGGTTTTTCAGGGGCGTCCGGGGATGATTTTTTCCGTGCCTTGATTACTTATGAATGGAAATACGATCCTTTTTTGTTTTCAACCGCTTTCGGGGCCATGTCAGTGCTCTGGTTTCCTACCCATTTCTGGATTACAGGGAGCCTTTATACCCTCACCGAAAATCTGATTTTTTCCATGGTTAGTACAAGTATTATAGCCAATATTCTGGGACTGATTTTCCTGTTCTTTCTGGCTAAAATTCTTTTTAATTCCATTACCGCTTTCCTAACTCTTCTTTTGGTCGCTTTCTTACCTTGGCAGATTTGGCTTAGCCTTTCCATGACCGAGATGATCTATTATTGTGCCGCCCTGATCGGTGCTTTTTTATTTTTTCTTCTTTGGCAAAAAGAGGAAAGGTTTTCGTGGCTGGTGACCACTTCCCTATTTTTTCTAATAGCCACTATGTTTCGACCTGAGGGATGGATCTTTGCAGGCCTTTTTACCCTTTGGATATTGCTGGATTATTTCCGGAAAAAAGACAACCGCCCATTATCCCTGAAAACAACGGTTTTAGCGGTAACCTTATCGCTTTTGTTTATTTTTGTTTGGCTTTTACATAACTGGATGGAATATGGAGCCCCTGTTTATTTTTTAAAATTCAGTAAAACTATCATCCAAACTCATTTGGGTTTACACGGGATGGCGGCTCAAATCAAAAATCTTCAATATCCCTTTTTGATGTTTCTGATTTCCCCCCCTTTATTTTTAATAACCCTTCTGAGTCTCTTTTTTTCCTTTAAAACATTTAATCCCGACCAGAAAAAGTATTTGTATTTGGTTCTCAGTCAGTTGTTGCTCATGATGATCGCTTCGGTTTATGGGGTGGGAACCAAGGCCGCCCCCCAGCGATATGTTCTGATTAACGTTGTCTTATTGGCCCCCTTTGCTGCTTTTTTTTTAAGCCAACTCTGGGAAAAGAAATACGGTAAGAATCTATTAATCGGGATGGTATCGATATTGTTGTTGATCAACTGTTTTAAAGCCTTCCATTTTTCTTCCCGCTATCAAAATACGGCGAATGTCGGGAAATATTTGAAGACTTGTTTTGAACAAGGTCAAATAAGATCAGAAGAGCAAATATGTTCGGAACTCACCTTTCGAGTGCTTAACAAAAAGATGAACCTCCCCGAACAGGAATATTTGGTCCTTTCAAGTGAACATGCCGCCTTGGCCGCCTACTCGGAAAAGCCGGGCAATTTTTTATTTAACATAGTAAAACAACGTCAAAAAATAATAGATCAAACGGCCTTGCCCCTTGATACGGGGACGCTATCGAATTTGTTTGAGATTAACCAATTTTTAGCCAAGAACCAGGTCACCCGGATTGTTCTTAAGGACAGGGAGCTGATGGAACTGATCCCCCCTGGATATGTTATTGAAAAAATGATCGGAAATTATACTGTCTTTGCAAGAGATCGGATATCTTTTTCGGCCCAGGAAGAGGATGTAAAGAAAAGGCAATACATCGCGGTAAAACGGAGCATGGGAACAGGGATTTCCCTGCAAGGATACCGGTTTGAAAAAGGATGGTTCCCGGATAACCTTACCCTTTTCTGGAAAATGAACGAAGGGTTTGATTTCAATAAAAAATACAAATTAAATATAAGCTTTCAATTTATTCCAAACCCGGAGATAACCTTTGAACGGCATATTACCCCTATATTTAATCTTAAAGCCTATGCTCCCAGAGAACAGCCTGGCATCATAGAAGATTCTATTCCCTTATATCTTCCTGAAAAATTTCCTAATGGGAAGTACCGCCTAAAAATATTTTTTGAGAATATGAAAGATTCTAAAGAAAAAACATTTTTTGAAGAAATCGATCTGCCTCCTATTTTCCTGATCTACTCCAAAAGAGAGGTCCTTAAGGATATTATTTCACGGGGGAGATGGGATTTGGATCTTTTAGCCAAGACACTCATCACCTTATAA
- a CDS encoding GDP-mannose 4,6-dehydratase, with protein MITKPLGKYGMNKSNVLITGCTGLLGSWLTIRLVEKGANVIGLVRDLIPKSNLYLSGFHNRIEVVRGTLTDYELLLRIINEYEIETIFHLGAQTIVTIANRSPLSTFESNIKGTWNLLEAAKQTGIVKKLVIASSDKAYGDHDQLPYDEDYPLQGRHPYDVSKSCVDLIAQSYYATYKMPIAIARCGNIYGGGDLNFNRIIPGTIRSLYYNERPIIRSDGTPRRDYLYVEDAVQAYLALAKGLDDEELWGHPFNFSSENPVTVLDMVHKIINSFPNGGRTPEIIGKGKQKAEIHEQFLSSKKAKRLLNWQTENSLEKGISETIKWFIRFFDNDKYFSLRPTPGDI; from the coding sequence ATGATAACAAAGCCCCTTGGAAAATATGGAATGAATAAATCGAATGTTTTAATTACTGGTTGTACCGGACTGCTGGGCTCTTGGCTGACCATCAGATTGGTCGAAAAGGGCGCCAATGTCATCGGCTTGGTCAGGGACCTTATCCCGAAATCCAATCTTTATTTATCAGGTTTTCATAATCGGATAGAGGTCGTTCGGGGGACCCTTACCGATTATGAACTGTTGTTAAGAATTATTAACGAATATGAAATAGAGACTATTTTTCATTTGGGCGCGCAAACGATTGTCACCATAGCCAATCGATCGCCCCTTTCTACTTTTGAATCCAATATTAAAGGGACCTGGAATCTGTTGGAGGCCGCTAAACAAACCGGAATTGTAAAAAAACTGGTCATCGCCTCGAGCGATAAAGCTTATGGGGATCATGATCAATTGCCTTATGATGAGGATTATCCACTCCAGGGGAGACATCCTTATGATGTCTCAAAAAGTTGTGTAGATCTTATCGCGCAGTCTTATTATGCTACGTATAAAATGCCTATTGCCATTGCCCGATGCGGAAATATTTACGGGGGAGGAGATCTGAATTTTAATCGAATCATTCCAGGAACCATACGCTCCCTCTATTATAATGAACGACCGATTATTAGAAGCGATGGAACACCTCGCAGGGATTATCTTTATGTGGAAGATGCGGTTCAGGCCTACCTCGCTTTGGCCAAAGGATTGGATGACGAAGAACTCTGGGGACACCCCTTTAATTTCAGCAGCGAAAATCCGGTTACCGTCTTAGATATGGTCCACAAAATAATCAACAGTTTTCCGAATGGTGGTCGTACGCCGGAGATTATCGGGAAAGGCAAGCAAAAGGCCGAGATTCACGAACAATTTTTGTCCTCAAAAAAAGCAAAAAGACTCCTGAACTGGCAGACAGAAAATTCTTTAGAAAAAGGAATAAGCGAAACGATAAAATGGTTCATTCGTTTTTTTGATAATGATAAATACTTCAGCCTTAGACCTACTCCAGGAGACATTTGA
- a CDS encoding glycosyltransferase family 2 protein, with protein MESRMKKISIVVPVYNEEENIQTLYDRVDKISKLLIDTYEFEFIFTDNHSEDNSFFILKQLSEIDPRIKIIRFSRNFGYQRSIITGYSFASGEAAIQLDCDLQDPPELLIEFLTLWEQGYQVVYGIRKERKEGWIINTTRKIFYRLIDRISADKLPHDAGDFRLIDRCIIDELKKIRDASPYIRGLIASLGFKQIGISYSREARKAGKSKFNLSHLFQLAIDGIVSHSVIPLRMATYLGFLITIGALLLTLVFIYGRFYGSGNWPRGFATTTVLILFGIGLNGLFLGIIGEYLGRIYLQIKIRPLVIIEKTINIR; from the coding sequence ATGGAATCAAGGATGAAAAAAATTAGTATTGTCGTTCCGGTTTATAACGAGGAGGAAAATATACAAACCTTATATGATCGAGTCGACAAAATTTCTAAGTTGTTAATCGATACCTATGAATTCGAATTTATTTTTACGGATAATCATAGTGAAGATAATAGCTTTTTTATATTAAAACAATTAAGCGAGATCGATCCGCGGATTAAGATCATACGATTTTCAAGAAATTTTGGATATCAACGCTCCATTATCACCGGATATTCCTTTGCTTCCGGGGAAGCGGCTATTCAATTGGATTGTGATTTACAGGATCCGCCTGAGCTTTTGATCGAATTTTTAACCTTGTGGGAGCAGGGATACCAGGTCGTTTATGGGATACGAAAAGAAAGAAAAGAAGGGTGGATTATTAATACCACCCGCAAGATATTTTATCGCCTCATCGATCGTATCAGTGCCGATAAACTTCCCCATGATGCCGGTGACTTCAGATTAATTGATCGTTGTATTATCGATGAACTAAAAAAGATCAGGGATGCCAGTCCTTATATAAGGGGATTAATTGCTTCATTAGGCTTTAAACAGATCGGCATTTCTTACAGCCGAGAGGCCAGAAAGGCAGGAAAAAGTAAGTTTAATTTATCCCATTTATTTCAATTGGCCATAGACGGAATCGTCAGCCATTCCGTCATCCCTCTTCGAATGGCTACCTATCTGGGGTTTTTGATAACTATCGGGGCACTACTCTTAACCCTGGTTTTTATTTATGGGAGGTTTTATGGGTCAGGAAACTGGCCCCGTGGATTTGCAACGACTACCGTTCTTATCTTATTTGGGATCGGTTTGAATGGATTATTCCTGGGTATTATCGGAGAATATCTGGGGAGGATTTACCTTCAAATCAAAATCAGACCGTTAGTTATCATTGAAAAAACCATTAATATTCGTTAA
- a CDS encoding sulfotransferase, with the protein MKESYKNPNFLIVGASKSGTTSLWHYLKQHPEVFMSVPKEPLFFVSSYYQSLNPKDPKFKVLKNDLKTSPDEYLDLFSGVKNEKAIGEASVPYLYHYDLAIPAIKKHIGDCKIIIVLRNPVQRAFSAYTFLLRDLEESRSFESCLELEENRKKNNWAMIHFYKGAGIFYPQVRAYLEHFKEVKIYLFEELKNHTREIVKDIYAFLGVDTTFVPDVNTKHNISGVPKNMLIHKVITEPNALKNFLRPGIRWLIPETKRRRWIEGLREKNLVKPEMKPETRQELINYFHDDILMLQDLIKRDLTHWLK; encoded by the coding sequence ATGAAAGAAAGTTATAAAAATCCCAATTTTCTAATCGTCGGGGCTTCTAAGAGCGGTACTACCTCTCTTTGGCATTATTTAAAACAACACCCCGAGGTGTTTATGTCGGTTCCCAAAGAGCCTTTATTCTTTGTCTCTTCCTATTATCAATCCCTTAATCCAAAAGACCCCAAATTCAAGGTATTAAAAAATGATTTAAAAACATCTCCGGATGAATACCTCGATTTATTTTCTGGAGTAAAAAATGAGAAAGCGATCGGGGAGGCATCAGTGCCTTATTTGTATCATTATGACCTGGCGATTCCAGCAATTAAAAAACATATCGGGGATTGCAAGATTATCATTGTTTTGAGGAATCCCGTTCAACGAGCTTTTTCTGCTTACACTTTTTTGTTGAGAGATCTTGAAGAATCAAGGTCTTTTGAAAGTTGCCTGGAATTAGAAGAAAATAGAAAAAAAAATAATTGGGCAATGATCCATTTTTATAAAGGAGCAGGCATCTTTTATCCTCAGGTAAGGGCTTATCTCGAACATTTTAAAGAGGTCAAGATTTATCTTTTTGAGGAGCTAAAGAACCATACCCGGGAAATCGTTAAAGACATATATGCTTTTTTAGGAGTAGATACTACGTTTGTTCCAGATGTGAATACCAAACATAATATTTCAGGCGTTCCCAAAAATATGTTGATTCATAAGGTTATAACCGAACCGAATGCGCTTAAAAATTTTTTACGGCCGGGCATAAGGTGGTTGATCCCTGAAACGAAAAGAAGAAGGTGGATAGAAGGGTTAAGGGAGAAAAATTTGGTTAAGCCGGAAATGAAACCAGAGACCCGGCAAGAACTGATCAACTATTTCCATGATGATATCTTAATGCTTCAAGATTTAATTAAGAGGGATTTGACCCATTGGTTGAAATAG